A genomic window from Triticum urartu cultivar G1812 chromosome 7, Tu2.1, whole genome shotgun sequence includes:
- the LOC125520237 gene encoding putative ripening-related protein 4, translating to MANMKLLAVFAVLQFLSLHLQVHAVSGSAASSVHKPTKPSGAGKCHISGFLHGVAGKCNREHGSDCCVAGHRYPQFRCSPPVSAETPAILTLNSFAAGGDGGGKSFCDNRFHKDSEVVVALSTGWLRLDGTRRCNKMIRINGNGRFALAKVVDECDSVNGCDAEHNFEPPCPNNVVDGSPAVWKALGLNEDIGEFKITWSDV from the coding sequence ATGGCTAACATGAAGCTACTGGCCGTGTTCGCTGTCTTGCAGTTCCTGTCACTCCACCTCCAAGTCCATGCCGTCTCCGGGTCCGCGGCCAGCAGCGTGCACAAGCCCACAAAGCCCAGCGGCGCCGGCAAATGCCACATCAGTGGCTTCCTGCACGGCGTAGCAGGCAAATGCAACAGGGAGCACGGCTCCGACTGCTGCGTGGCCGGCCACCGCTACCCGCAGTTCAGGTGCTCGCCCCCGGTGTCGGCCGAGACGCCGGCGATCCTTACGTTGAACAGCTTCGCGGCGGGCGGGGACGGCGGCGGCAAGTCCTTCTGCGACAACCGCTTCCACAAGGACAGCGAGGTGGTGGTGGCGCTGTCCACGGGGTGGCTGCGCCTCGACGGCACGCGCAGGTGCAACAAGATGATCCGCATCAACGGAAATGGGCGGTTCGCGCTGGCCAAGGTCGTCGACGAGTGCGACTCGGTGAACGGCTGCGACGCCGAGCACAACTTCGAGCCGCCGTGCCCCAACAACGTCGTGGACGGGTCGCCCGCCGTGTGGAAGGCACTGGGGCTCAACGAGGACATTGGAGAGTTCAAGATCACTTGGTCTGATGTGTGA
- the LOC125519178 gene encoding uncharacterized protein LOC125519178: protein MLTLVHILASPKSGYINLLIALSLVKKQLRGTLTQLRLVWAGIVFAKTTLAARERHVWMQGGVIFAERNPLSHLEVRLFISLPCSYPLFPVEQRVGDGGTQSGHRRHRCHPCFEIAAETLLTTKLQKSVDFAKSCTAYPSGSKVFQSLKFYVKAYGRSIWPVRDKKFWKKTNNIHVHAPAVKVKKGRKQKNRRLAPKEIEDGTRLSRHGTVIHCGHCGVPGHNRGGCPDLKPNGKRKRVAEEDEFTVDDVQYINVEATEGDIANNPVNVDEDTLLSNMMDQFEARRRCEIQHHPMPQESQFVAAHREQLPEQRRVTTATARGMSLGLRRGKSTRGGNTGNASSQAGGRGATPIGRGAVSDRGREASTVGRGAVSDRGRGRGATPIGRGAVSDRGRGRGATPIGRGFLSNRGRGSTGRGRGYTNTALWNLCFGRGGHTHQQHVQDEHGGTQQSQVID, encoded by the exons ATGCTCACTTTAGTCCACATTCTCGCATCTCCGAAAAGCGGCTACATCAACTTGTTAATCGCGCTCAGTTTAGTTAAAAAACAGCTACGTGGCACCCTGACTCAGCTGAGGCTGGTATGGGCGGGAATCGTTTTTGCAAAAACAACCCTGGCGGCACGTGAGCGGCACGTGTGGATGCAAGGCGGCGTCATATTTGCAGAGAGGAACCCGCTTTCTCATTTGGAAGTCCGGCTGTTCATCTCTCTCCCCTGCTCATATCCCCTGTTTCCGGTCGAACAGAGGGTGGGCGACGGCGGCACCCAGTCCGGCCATCGTCGGCATAGATGCCACCCGTGCTTCGAGATCGCGGCGGAGACCCTCCTGACTACG AAACTTCAGAAATCAGTGGATTTTGCAAAATCTTGTACTGCTTACCCTTCTGGCAGTAAGGTCTTTCAG AGCCTTAAATTCTATGTGAAAGCATATGGTCGTAGCATTTGGCCTGTGAGAGACAAGAAGTTCTGGAAGAAAACCAATAACATCCATGTTCATGCACCAGCAGTAAAAGTAAAGAAAGGCAGGAAGCAGAAGAACAGGAGATTGGCCCCAAAAGAAATTGAGGATGGTACAAGACTGAGCAGACATGGAACCGTCATTCATTGTGGTCATTGTGGTGTGCCGGGGCACAACAGAGGAGGTTGTCCTGATCTTAAACCAAATGGTAAAAGAAAAAGAGTTGCAGAAGAGGATGAATTTACTGTAGATGATGTCCAG TACATAAATGTTGAAGCAACTGAAGGTGACATTGCAAATAATCCAGTAAATGTGGATGAAGATACTCTTCTGTCAAACATGATGGATCAA TTTGAAGCAAGGAGAAGATGTGAGATACAACATCATCCTATGCCTCAGGAGTCACAATTTGTTGCTGCCCATAGAGAACAATTGCCAGAACAAAGGAGAGTAACCACTGCAACAGCTAGAGGAATGTCACTTGGACTTAGAAGGGGTAAATCAACTAGGGGTGGAAACACAGGAAATGCAAGTTCTCAAGCAGGAGGGAGAGGAGCTACTCCTATTGGGAGAGGTGCAGTTTCAGATAGGGGAAGGGAAGCTAGTACTGTTGGGAGAGGTGCAGTTTCAGAtaggggaaggggaagaggagcTACTCCTATTGGGAGAGGTGCAGTTTCAGAtaggggaaggggaagaggagcTACTCCTATTGGGAGAGGTTTCTTGTCAAACAGGGGAAGAGGATCTACAGGAAGGGGGAGAGGCTACACCAACACAGCCCTTTGGAATCTGTGCTTTGGCAGGGGAGGCCACACTCACCAACAACATGTCCAGGATGAACATGGTGGCACCCAGCAGTCCCAGGTCATTGATTAG
- the LOC125521223 gene encoding uncharacterized protein LOC125521223 — protein MVGGKEAVARSGQPVAGNGALDDDEWKVTAIAYWGDVVKEDDATMHKMPSYKFDPEFNGLETNSKETCGHWKTPARRVCSDIQDMGRRFLGCPYEDHRACGYVKWLDKDWTERARVVITDLASEKMQLLKKEKDMERKIQKLEFEKKIRNKMHKEELKRRDRKELFVVVMYAMGFRM, from the exons ATGGTTGGCGGCAAAGAAGCAGTGGCCAGGTCAGGTCAGCCGGTGGCCGGCAATGGAGCGCTCGACGACGACGAGTGGAAGGTGACTGCGATTGCCTACTGGGGCGACGTTGTGAAG GAGGATGATGCGACGATGCATAAGATGCCTAGCTACAAATTTGATCCTGAATTCAATGGTTTGGAGACGAATTCAAAAGAGACTTGTGGTCACTGGAAAACACCTGCTCGGCGTGTGTGCAGTGATATTCAGGACATGGGCAGAAGGTTTCTTGGTTGCCCATATGAG GACCATAGAGCATGTGGTTATGTGAAATGGTTGGACAAAGACTGGACTGAAAGGGCTAGAGTAGTTATCACTGATCTTGCAAGTGAGAAGATGCAGCTACTGAAAAAGGAGAAAGATATGGAGAGAAAGATCCAGAAGTTAGAATTTGAGAAGAAGATAAGGAATAAGATGCACAAGGAAGAACTTAAGAGGAGGGACAGGAAGGAGCTTTTTGTTGTTGTCATGTATGCAATGGGTTTCAGAATGTAA